Proteins from a single region of Primulina tabacum isolate GXHZ01 chromosome 5, ASM2559414v2, whole genome shotgun sequence:
- the LOC142546392 gene encoding uncharacterized protein LOC142546392 isoform X1, which translates to MAQELDDGEFWLPSEFLTDDDLLTDFKKKGGDDFSCGFGNSFGLYSNLSSPVESVTGSTENESDEDDFISFLTQKMNYSALNDSKKGWLTSASPQSTLLGCKPVSSPVSPKSDSKVSSPPRSEVLVSWDLFYAAAKKVSRLRVNEAALACYQQKMTYPPLKSSPVTVPLLNRCQASGFCPNPITQAQLTDQKVQAVQFQHLKNEVWVHGLKGNKFQNENKIGGVEEIQGLSAAAWPTLLQSQRQPQQIPSSGMRTVFLSENGAKKERTGTGVFLPRGYRTNSMETSGKPGSTVLLPDRVVHALNLNICSMDTLAQTKSRGVQFNADPGFKRKINTRMAQHGRNLTPPPVVNQEFCLPQEWTY; encoded by the exons ATGGCCCAAGAGTTGGATGACGGAGAGTTCTGGCtgccatcggagtttctgacggACGATGACTTGCTGACGGACTTCAAGAAGAAGGGAGGTGATGATTTTTCTTGTGGGTTTGGGAACTCGTTTGGGCTCTACTCGAATCTGAGCTCCCCCGTTGAGTCGGTGACGGGTTCGACCGAGAACGAGAGTGATGAGGATGATTTCATCAGCTTTTTAACCCAGAAGATGAATTACTCTGCTTTGAATGACTCAAAGAAG GGGTGGTTGACTTCTGCTTCGCCACAATCAACTCTACTCGGGTGTAAACCAGTTTCGAGTCCGGTCAGCCCGAAATCCGATTCGAAGGTTTCTTCGCCGCCGCGTTCCGAAGTCTTGGTGAGTTGGGATTTGTTCTACGCGGCCGCGAAGAAGGTTTCTAGGCTGCGGGTGAATGAAGCAGCGTTGGCGTGTTACCAACAGAAAATGACCTATCCACCGCTGAAGTCTTCCCCTGTTACCGTTCCCCTATTGAACAGATGCCAGGCCTCCGGGTTTTGCCCGAATCCGATAACACAAGCACAGTTAACCGACCAGAAAGTGCAAGCAGTTCAG TTTCAGCATCTGAAAAATGAAGTTTGGGTACATGGGTTGAAGGGAAACAAGTTTCAGAATGAGAACAAAATCGGAGGAGTGGAAGAAATTCAAGGATTATCAGCGGCAGCTTGGCCCACTCTACTGCAGTCTCAACGTCAACCGCAGCAGATTCCCAGTTCAGGGATGAGGACAGTTTTTCTTTCAGAAAATGGAGCCAAAAAAGAGCGTACAGGAACCGGAGTTTTCTTGCCTAGAGGATATCGAACCAACTCGATGGAAACAAGCGGGAAACCAG GTTCCACAGTTTTGCTTCCAGACAGAGTGGTCCATGCCTTGAATTTGAATATTTGCTCCATGGATACATTGGCCCAGACCAAGTCTAGAGGCGTTCAATTCAACGCAGACCCAGGTTTCAAGCGCAAAATCAATACCAGAATGGCTCAACATGGGAGGAATCTCACCCCACCGCCGGTTGTGAACCAAGAATTCTGTCTTCCCCAAGAGTGG
- the LOC142546392 gene encoding uncharacterized protein LOC142546392 isoform X2 — MAQELDDGEFWLPSEFLTDDDLLTDFKKKGGDDFSCGFGNSFGLYSNLSSPVESVTGSTENESDEDDFISFLTQKMNYSALNDSKKGWLTSASPQSTLLGCKPVSSPVSPKSDSKVSSPPRSEVLVSWDLFYAAAKKVSRLRVNEAALACYQQKMTYPPLKSSPVTVPLLNRCQASGFCPNPITQAQLTDQKVQAFQHLKNEVWVHGLKGNKFQNENKIGGVEEIQGLSAAAWPTLLQSQRQPQQIPSSGMRTVFLSENGAKKERTGTGVFLPRGYRTNSMETSGKPGSTVLLPDRVVHALNLNICSMDTLAQTKSRGVQFNADPGFKRKINTRMAQHGRNLTPPPVVNQEFCLPQEWTY; from the exons ATGGCCCAAGAGTTGGATGACGGAGAGTTCTGGCtgccatcggagtttctgacggACGATGACTTGCTGACGGACTTCAAGAAGAAGGGAGGTGATGATTTTTCTTGTGGGTTTGGGAACTCGTTTGGGCTCTACTCGAATCTGAGCTCCCCCGTTGAGTCGGTGACGGGTTCGACCGAGAACGAGAGTGATGAGGATGATTTCATCAGCTTTTTAACCCAGAAGATGAATTACTCTGCTTTGAATGACTCAAAGAAG GGGTGGTTGACTTCTGCTTCGCCACAATCAACTCTACTCGGGTGTAAACCAGTTTCGAGTCCGGTCAGCCCGAAATCCGATTCGAAGGTTTCTTCGCCGCCGCGTTCCGAAGTCTTGGTGAGTTGGGATTTGTTCTACGCGGCCGCGAAGAAGGTTTCTAGGCTGCGGGTGAATGAAGCAGCGTTGGCGTGTTACCAACAGAAAATGACCTATCCACCGCTGAAGTCTTCCCCTGTTACCGTTCCCCTATTGAACAGATGCCAGGCCTCCGGGTTTTGCCCGAATCCGATAACACAAGCACAGTTAACCGACCAGAAAGTGCAAGCA TTTCAGCATCTGAAAAATGAAGTTTGGGTACATGGGTTGAAGGGAAACAAGTTTCAGAATGAGAACAAAATCGGAGGAGTGGAAGAAATTCAAGGATTATCAGCGGCAGCTTGGCCCACTCTACTGCAGTCTCAACGTCAACCGCAGCAGATTCCCAGTTCAGGGATGAGGACAGTTTTTCTTTCAGAAAATGGAGCCAAAAAAGAGCGTACAGGAACCGGAGTTTTCTTGCCTAGAGGATATCGAACCAACTCGATGGAAACAAGCGGGAAACCAG GTTCCACAGTTTTGCTTCCAGACAGAGTGGTCCATGCCTTGAATTTGAATATTTGCTCCATGGATACATTGGCCCAGACCAAGTCTAGAGGCGTTCAATTCAACGCAGACCCAGGTTTCAAGCGCAAAATCAATACCAGAATGGCTCAACATGGGAGGAATCTCACCCCACCGCCGGTTGTGAACCAAGAATTCTGTCTTCCCCAAGAGTGG